A genomic segment from Myxosarcina sp. GI1 encodes:
- a CDS encoding nitroreductase family protein, producing MIRELEKVGKNFHDATKHSPLSVMLDPNYVDASTQPAAFKTYPHFYRRFPLDKTDPIHNFIRLTSAITFTKKYKYDSFQLRVNPSAGALYPTEIYVQIRGIPGLIEGIYHLEVATNSLTLIYELIDDGLESYILPNSLVKGFIFIVSCVYYRSSWKYKNRSLRYCFLDSGHHIGAIAAAANLYQQDLRVLFDFDKIALNKDLGLENKEFVTAAVISGNLKAKSVRKLRSPLPFVAPTDYFETNSFIETGYQHTVVNKNIGNNRVKSSQLTKLNFDFGCNNNTINKSPLNFQSDKFLQTILTRRSARAFTGSSISQAEWQQIWHYLQQPLNTVNNEQITIYSIVNSIEGIESGLYQGNRLLKSGDKRDRAQYLCVNQAIAKTSAVTLFLTATYNNYQTVMQYAGWLGHRLYLISNYLGIGCSGIGAYYDDETQKFLEIDKDILYALAIGR from the coding sequence ATGATTCGAGAATTAGAAAAAGTAGGTAAAAATTTTCACGATGCTACTAAACATTCACCTTTATCGGTAATGCTCGATCCCAACTATGTAGATGCTTCGACTCAGCCTGCTGCTTTCAAAACATATCCTCATTTTTATCGTCGCTTTCCTCTAGATAAAACCGATCCCATACATAATTTTATTCGTCTGACTAGTGCGATTACTTTTACTAAAAAATATAAATACGATTCGTTTCAGTTAAGAGTCAATCCTTCGGCAGGAGCATTATATCCTACCGAAATTTACGTGCAAATTCGAGGCATTCCAGGTCTAATTGAGGGAATTTATCATTTAGAGGTAGCTACTAATTCACTGACTTTAATTTATGAATTAATTGACGATGGTTTAGAAAGCTATATTTTACCTAACTCCTTAGTCAAGGGGTTTATTTTTATAGTTAGTTGTGTTTATTATCGTTCCAGTTGGAAATATAAAAATAGAAGCCTACGCTATTGTTTTTTAGATAGCGGACATCATATCGGAGCGATCGCAGCAGCGGCTAATTTATATCAGCAAGATCTTCGAGTTTTATTCGATTTTGATAAAATTGCTTTGAACAAAGATTTAGGGTTGGAAAATAAAGAATTTGTTACTGCGGCAGTAATTTCTGGAAATCTTAAAGCAAAATCCGTTAGAAAGTTACGATCGCCTTTACCTTTTGTTGCTCCTACCGATTACTTTGAAACTAATTCTTTTATTGAAACAGGATATCAACATACAGTAGTTAATAAAAATATAGGAAATAATCGGGTAAAAAGTTCGCAATTAACTAAACTAAATTTTGATTTTGGTTGTAATAACAATACAATCAACAAATCGCCCCTAAATTTTCAGAGCGATAAATTTTTACAAACTATTTTAACCAGGCGATCGGCAAGAGCTTTTACAGGAAGTTCGATTTCTCAAGCTGAGTGGCAACAAATTTGGCACTATTTACAACAGCCATTAAATACTGTCAATAACGAGCAGATAACAATCTATTCAATCGTCAATTCTATTGAGGGCATAGAGTCTGGTTTATACCAAGGAAATCGACTACTCAAAAGTGGCGATAAGCGCGATCGCGCCCAGTATTTGTGTGTCAATCAAGCCATAGCCAAAACTAGTGCCGTCACTTTGTTTTTAACTGCTACCTATAACAACTACCAAACAGTTATGCAGTATGCTGGCTGGCTCGGACACAGGCTGTATTTAATTAGTAATTATTTAGGCATTGGCTGTAGTGGCATCGGAGCTTATTACGATGATGAAACTCAGAAATTCTTAGAAATTGATAAAGATATCCTCTATGCTCTGGCGATCGGTCGTTAA
- a CDS encoding ankyrin repeat domain-containing protein, with amino-acid sequence MTITKRLSQSTEAWLQKSGYSSKNLDGTKNGDTAFIVASREGAIDVVRDLLANQVNINLRNNDGNNALWFACFKNNFPLIRLLINAGINLDNQNDNGVTVLMYAASAGKTEAVKLLLDAGANPHLRNLDDFSALEFSSTIKIFKLLRQAS; translated from the coding sequence ATGACTATCACCAAAAGACTCAGCCAGTCTACAGAAGCTTGGCTTCAAAAAAGCGGCTACAGTTCTAAAAATTTAGATGGGACTAAAAATGGGGACACGGCTTTTATCGTTGCCAGCCGAGAAGGAGCGATTGATGTAGTGCGAGATTTGCTTGCCAACCAAGTAAACATTAACTTGAGAAATAATGACGGTAATAATGCTCTCTGGTTTGCCTGTTTTAAGAATAATTTCCCTCTCATACGCCTACTAATTAATGCGGGAATCAATCTCGACAATCAAAATGACAATGGCGTAACCGTGTTGATGTATGCCGCCTCCGCAGGCAAAACTGAGGCAGTAAAACTATTACTAGACGCAGGGGCAAATCCTCATCTCAGAAATCTGGATGACTTTAGCGCATTAGAGTTTTCTAGCACTATCAAAATTTTTAAATTACTACGTCAAGCTTCCTGA